The Nakamurella deserti genome contains a region encoding:
- a CDS encoding fatty acid desaturase family protein encodes MTVLQKKTDNPVAHLSPDDIEDIGRRLDAIRAEVVGSRGAADAAYIRRVIAVQRYLEMTSRAVLLFSKFKPAWWIGTAGLSIAKILENMEIGHNIMHGQWDWMRDDKIHSTTWEWDNASPSDQWKHSHNELHHTYTNVIGKDNDLGYGIMRVDEDQRWVPMYLAQPLWNFLNACFFEFGIAAYDLELGKNLKSKRRRSSPDFKARARQTLRKIRAQAVKDYVAHPALSGPSFASTIKANAVANLVRNLWTHSVIMCGHFPEGVQTFERRSIDGETRGEWYLRQMLGSANISGSRLTHIMTGNLSYQIEHHLFPDLPSNRYQQIAPKVRQLFTDYQLAYVTGPLPVQVASAWSKVFRLSLPNGFATQLRGRVGEKIGGRLGRRLAGGPRAVTPIAAERRALVGSAA; translated from the coding sequence GTGACCGTTCTGCAGAAGAAGACAGACAACCCCGTCGCGCACCTCTCGCCCGACGACATCGAAGACATCGGCCGCCGCCTCGACGCGATCCGCGCCGAGGTCGTCGGCAGCCGCGGCGCGGCCGACGCCGCCTACATCCGCCGGGTCATCGCCGTGCAGCGTTACCTGGAGATGACCAGCCGGGCGGTGCTGCTGTTCTCGAAGTTCAAGCCGGCGTGGTGGATCGGCACCGCCGGGCTGTCGATCGCCAAGATCCTGGAGAACATGGAGATCGGGCACAACATCATGCACGGTCAGTGGGACTGGATGCGTGACGACAAGATCCACTCGACCACCTGGGAGTGGGACAACGCCTCGCCGTCGGACCAGTGGAAGCACTCGCACAACGAGCTGCACCACACGTACACCAACGTGATCGGCAAGGACAACGACCTCGGCTACGGCATCATGCGCGTCGACGAGGATCAGCGCTGGGTGCCGATGTACCTGGCCCAGCCGCTGTGGAACTTCCTCAACGCCTGCTTCTTCGAGTTCGGCATCGCCGCCTACGACCTCGAGCTCGGCAAGAACCTCAAGTCCAAGCGCCGCCGCTCGAGCCCCGACTTCAAGGCGCGGGCCCGCCAGACCCTGCGCAAGATCCGGGCGCAGGCGGTCAAGGACTACGTCGCGCACCCCGCCCTGTCCGGGCCCTCGTTCGCCAGCACCATCAAGGCCAACGCCGTGGCCAACCTCGTCCGCAACCTGTGGACGCACTCGGTGATCATGTGCGGCCACTTCCCGGAGGGCGTGCAGACCTTCGAGCGCCGCTCCATCGACGGCGAGACCCGCGGCGAGTGGTACCTGCGCCAGATGCTCGGCTCGGCCAACATCAGCGGCAGCCGGCTGACCCACATCATGACCGGCAATCTGTCGTACCAGATCGAGCACCACCTGTTCCCGGACCTGCCCAGCAACCGCTACCAGCAGATCGCGCCGAAGGTGCGGCAGCTGTTCACCGACTACCAGCTGGCCTACGTGACCGGACCGCTGCCGGTGCAGGTCGCCTCGGCGTGGAGCAAGGTGTTCCGGCTGTCGCTGCCCAACGGTTTCGCGACGCAGCTGCGCGGCCGGGTGGGGGAGAAGATCGGGGGCCGGCTCGGCCGCCGGTTGGCCGGAGGGCCCCGCGCGGTGACGCCAATCGCGGCTGAGCGCCGGGCGCTGGTGGGCTCCGCCGCCTGA
- a CDS encoding MFS transporter translates to MTSAAVGPASISAPVPRSTVFAWGLWDWGSAAFNAVIVTFVFSPYLTKVVGADLPGRISANTWLGWSLGIAGFVIAVLAPVAGQRADASGRRRRSLATWSALTALVMVGLFWVRDDHTYLWLGLVLMGLGSITFQFAEVSYNAMIRQVSTPDNIGRVSGFGWSMGYFGGIVLLLICYVGFIAPDEGWFGAGDDGGLRYRMVALFAAAWFAVFAVPVLFRVPEVAAPPTAPKVGFVASYRLLFADLRDLYRTDRHTVFFLGASALFRDGLAAIFTFGAVLAVTVYGISEADVLIFGVAANVISAVGALVAGRFDDRTGPKSVIVVSLVGLIITSIVLLFVSGPTSFWIFGLILCLFVGPAQSSSRTYLARLSPPGREGQMFGLYATTGRAVSFLAPALFGLFTFLFDNDRAGIIGILVVLLAGLAALWPVRPPRDSASPAPAARA, encoded by the coding sequence ATGACATCAGCGGCCGTCGGGCCAGCGTCGATCTCGGCTCCCGTACCGCGGAGCACGGTCTTCGCGTGGGGGCTCTGGGACTGGGGGTCGGCGGCCTTCAACGCCGTCATCGTCACCTTCGTGTTCTCGCCGTACCTGACCAAGGTCGTCGGTGCCGACCTGCCCGGCCGGATCAGCGCCAACACCTGGCTCGGCTGGTCGCTGGGCATCGCCGGTTTCGTCATCGCGGTGCTGGCACCCGTCGCCGGTCAGCGCGCGGACGCGAGCGGCCGGCGGCGACGGTCCCTGGCCACCTGGAGTGCGCTCACCGCGCTGGTGATGGTCGGGTTGTTCTGGGTGCGCGACGACCACACCTACCTGTGGCTGGGTCTGGTCCTGATGGGCCTGGGCTCCATCACCTTCCAGTTCGCCGAGGTCTCCTACAACGCGATGATCCGGCAGGTCTCGACCCCGGACAACATCGGCCGGGTGTCGGGTTTCGGCTGGTCGATGGGCTATTTCGGCGGCATCGTGCTGCTCTTGATCTGCTACGTGGGCTTCATCGCCCCGGACGAGGGCTGGTTCGGTGCGGGCGACGACGGCGGTCTGCGGTACCGGATGGTCGCGCTGTTCGCCGCCGCCTGGTTCGCCGTGTTCGCCGTGCCGGTGCTGTTCCGGGTGCCGGAGGTCGCGGCGCCGCCGACGGCGCCGAAGGTCGGCTTCGTCGCGTCCTACCGGCTGCTGTTCGCCGACCTGCGTGACCTGTACCGCACCGACCGGCACACCGTGTTCTTCCTCGGGGCGAGCGCGCTGTTCCGGGACGGGCTGGCCGCGATCTTCACCTTCGGCGCGGTCCTCGCGGTCACCGTCTACGGCATCAGCGAGGCCGACGTGCTCATCTTCGGGGTCGCCGCGAACGTCATCTCGGCGGTCGGTGCGCTGGTGGCCGGACGCTTCGACGACCGCACCGGCCCCAAGTCGGTCATCGTGGTGTCCCTGGTGGGCCTCATCATCACCTCGATCGTGCTGCTGTTCGTCTCCGGTCCGACGTCGTTCTGGATCTTCGGCCTGATCCTGTGCCTGTTCGTCGGCCCGGCCCAGTCGTCGTCGCGCACCTACCTGGCGCGGCTGTCCCCGCCCGGCCGGGAGGGCCAGATGTTCGGTCTCTACGCCACCACCGGCCGCGCCGTGTCGTTCCTGGCCCCCGCCCTGTTCGGTCTGTTCACCTTCCTGTTCGACAACGACCGCGCCGGCATCATCGGCATCCTCGTCGTGCTGCTCGCCGGACTCGCGGCGCTGTGGCCGGTGCGTCCGCCGCGGGACTCCGCTTCCCCGGCCCCGGCGGCGCGCGCCTGA
- a CDS encoding lysylphosphatidylglycerol synthase transmembrane domain-containing protein, whose amino-acid sequence MDVSELDDSEPADRGLSRAGLSLDVGALPGGASLIPVPEADRKRPRQTRWHKTWPKDPAAPGADVDPADPHDEHDEHDETPKPRSRWRTPLKIVGILVMLVVIGFALQGKLPKPSEVWAALLTANWLWVLVGAVAMVVSIYAFAEQQRQLLAAFDTRISRKRITIITYGGTALTNSLPAGAAVSAGYSFTQYRASGANRATAATVMVLSGLLSIGSLAVMYFLVIGAATGGAFLTLLRNNPVVFGLVALAAVGLVGIYLKRRIKGKPTDIMDRPTPKLDRFEGRYPKLGALARDGLETVRQARLVRLRYLTIAIGWSLLKWAAEAICLLASCWAFDIETDLVKLSVVYLSVQLVRQVPFTPGGIGLVEAALLAGLVSSGAAHGPAAAAVVVYRLMSAWLIIPIGFGLVANLKRHDARKAARLEAEHAA is encoded by the coding sequence GTGGACGTCAGCGAGCTGGACGACAGCGAACCCGCCGACCGCGGACTGTCGCGGGCGGGGCTGTCGTTGGACGTCGGGGCGCTGCCCGGCGGTGCCTCGTTGATACCCGTGCCGGAGGCCGACCGCAAGCGGCCGCGGCAGACCCGGTGGCACAAGACCTGGCCCAAGGACCCGGCCGCACCCGGCGCCGACGTCGATCCCGCTGACCCGCACGACGAGCACGACGAGCACGACGAGACCCCCAAGCCCCGGTCCAGGTGGCGCACGCCGCTGAAGATCGTCGGCATCCTGGTGATGCTGGTGGTGATCGGCTTCGCGCTGCAGGGCAAGCTGCCCAAGCCGTCCGAGGTGTGGGCGGCCCTGCTGACCGCGAACTGGCTGTGGGTGCTCGTCGGCGCGGTGGCCATGGTCGTGTCGATCTACGCGTTCGCCGAGCAGCAGCGTCAACTGCTCGCGGCCTTCGACACCCGCATCAGCCGCAAGCGGATCACGATCATCACCTACGGCGGCACCGCGCTCACCAACAGCCTGCCCGCCGGAGCCGCGGTCTCCGCCGGCTACTCGTTCACCCAGTACCGCGCCAGCGGCGCCAACCGCGCGACGGCAGCGACCGTGATGGTGCTGTCCGGACTGCTGTCCATCGGGTCGCTGGCGGTGATGTACTTCCTGGTCATCGGCGCCGCCACCGGCGGGGCGTTCCTGACGCTGCTGCGCAACAACCCCGTCGTCTTCGGCCTGGTCGCGCTGGCGGCCGTGGGACTGGTGGGGATCTACCTGAAGCGGCGCATCAAGGGCAAGCCCACCGACATCATGGACCGGCCGACGCCGAAGCTCGACCGCTTCGAGGGCCGCTACCCCAAGCTCGGCGCGCTGGCCCGGGACGGCCTCGAGACCGTCCGTCAGGCGCGCCTGGTGCGACTGCGCTACCTGACCATCGCCATCGGCTGGAGCCTGCTGAAGTGGGCGGCGGAGGCGATCTGCCTGCTCGCGTCGTGCTGGGCGTTCGACATCGAGACCGACCTGGTCAAGCTGTCCGTGGTGTACCTGAGCGTGCAGCTCGTCCGGCAGGTGCCGTTCACCCCGGGTGGCATCGGGCTGGTCGAGGCGGCGCTCCTGGCGGGGCTGGTGTCCTCGGGCGCCGCACACGGCCCGGCCGCGGCCGCGGTCGTCGTGTACCGGCTGATGTCGGCCTGGCTGATCATCCCCATCGGTTTCGGCCTGGTCGCCAACCTCAAGCGGCACGACGCGCGCAAGGCCGCCCGGTTGGAAGCCGAACACGCCGCCTGA
- a CDS encoding PucR family transcriptional regulator — MDVLPAGAAQVDGGAIADDLRLDETTVTLLLARLPDLAAHTVRAITEEVPAYRAAFAGPLGATITSAVEVALRGFLRLASQPAADPAADGRTRTPALDGAYDLGRGEARGGRTMDALLAAYRAGTREAWREFSRTALETGVSARGMAWFAELVFAYIDGLSAASAAGHADELAISGRVRERYLSQLGLGVVTGEPADRLEKLAERAGWRPPATFSVVVLPGGQAARAMAALDGRTLRIDDDLPDLTEDEQSDLSVLLVADAAVGRRPAVLRSLDGLDAHLGPARPWTQARVSYLRALRARRWGLRGAGVACDTDEHLPALVVTADPEALADLQARVLAPLAGLRPTTAHRLTETLRAWLLHQGRREDVAAALHVHPQTVRYRLGQLREHFGSRWDDPDEVAALTVALVVPPETPAGDDASDGGA; from the coding sequence ATGGACGTGCTGCCGGCGGGCGCTGCCCAGGTCGACGGTGGTGCAATCGCCGATGATCTCCGTCTGGACGAGACGACGGTCACACTCCTGCTCGCCCGGCTGCCGGATCTGGCCGCGCACACCGTGCGGGCGATCACCGAGGAGGTCCCCGCCTACCGCGCCGCCTTCGCCGGCCCGCTGGGTGCGACGATCACCTCGGCGGTGGAGGTCGCCCTGCGTGGCTTCCTCCGGCTGGCCTCGCAACCGGCCGCCGACCCGGCCGCCGACGGGCGCACCCGCACCCCCGCGTTGGACGGCGCCTACGACCTCGGACGCGGCGAGGCCCGCGGCGGACGGACGATGGACGCGCTGCTCGCCGCCTACCGCGCCGGCACCCGCGAGGCCTGGCGCGAGTTCTCCCGGACCGCACTGGAGACCGGCGTGAGCGCCCGCGGGATGGCCTGGTTCGCCGAGCTGGTCTTCGCCTACATCGACGGCCTCTCGGCGGCCAGCGCCGCCGGCCACGCCGACGAGCTGGCCATCTCGGGCCGCGTCCGGGAGCGCTACCTCAGCCAGCTGGGCCTCGGGGTGGTCACCGGCGAGCCCGCCGACCGGCTCGAGAAGCTGGCCGAACGGGCGGGGTGGCGGCCGCCGGCGACGTTCTCGGTGGTGGTGCTGCCCGGCGGGCAGGCGGCGCGGGCGATGGCGGCCCTGGACGGCCGCACCCTGCGCATCGACGACGACCTGCCCGACCTGACCGAGGACGAGCAGTCCGACCTCAGCGTGCTGCTCGTCGCCGACGCCGCGGTGGGACGCCGGCCGGCTGTCCTGCGGTCACTGGACGGGCTGGACGCACACCTCGGCCCGGCCCGGCCGTGGACGCAGGCCCGGGTGTCCTACCTGCGTGCCCTACGGGCCCGGCGGTGGGGTCTGCGGGGGGCGGGCGTCGCCTGCGACACCGACGAGCACCTCCCCGCGCTCGTGGTCACCGCCGACCCCGAAGCACTGGCTGACCTGCAGGCCCGTGTGCTGGCCCCCCTGGCCGGGCTGCGCCCGACCACCGCGCACCGGCTCACCGAGACGTTGCGGGCGTGGTTGCTGCACCAGGGTCGACGCGAGGACGTCGCGGCCGCGCTGCACGTCCATCCGCAGACGGTGCGGTACCGGCTGGGCCAGCTCCGGGAGCACTTCGGCAGCCGGTGGGACGATCCCGACGAGGTGGCGGCGCTGACCGTCGCGCTGGTGGTGCCCCCGGAGACGCCGGCCGGGGATGACGCCTCCGATGGCGGTGCCTGA
- a CDS encoding neutral zinc metallopeptidase, with amino-acid sequence MHVHAGRTARRRRAALGFGLAAVLLAGCATGIAGTAAPDPEAVPPAGKPAGYTPSDFPIEFAEEGGADQIARDALDDVVAHYSSWYPDVFGHEFEPPTGGYFSIGPGEGNKSGCMESPDDPIIEENAFYCTRDDEVAYWRPLLDRFAGEYSDMQVGLVLAHELGHTIQEREGMFDVRSIVAETQADCFAGVWAAGVRDGENPHFRFDPANLDETMLAWALELPSEVGSDPDAQGQHGSAFDRVSAMQEGYEQGPEACRDNFDDDRVFTQAEFSQQELANPDPGDASYDSSLDFAQAIFGQFYADQFPELGGTWEAPKLVFGGSGDPSCSSNRTVSYCQGANAVVISDESELQDVHEEYGDFAMMTALGLAYGTAAIVELGFSADDPLAMSAASCLTGAVASALTRDNPYEVSLSPGDFDEATVMLLSADDQNTVVDAGDVTAFERMDAFRAGVNGGATSCGVSG; translated from the coding sequence ATGCACGTTCATGCTGGTCGCACCGCCCGGCGTCGCCGCGCCGCCCTCGGCTTCGGGCTGGCCGCCGTGCTGCTCGCCGGCTGCGCCACCGGTATCGCCGGTACCGCGGCGCCCGACCCGGAGGCGGTCCCGCCCGCGGGCAAACCCGCCGGCTACACCCCGTCGGACTTCCCGATCGAGTTCGCCGAGGAGGGCGGGGCCGACCAGATCGCCCGGGACGCCCTCGACGACGTCGTCGCGCACTACTCGTCCTGGTACCCCGACGTCTTCGGCCACGAGTTCGAGCCGCCGACCGGCGGCTACTTCTCGATCGGCCCCGGCGAGGGCAACAAGTCGGGCTGCATGGAGAGCCCCGACGACCCGATCATCGAGGAGAACGCCTTCTACTGCACCCGGGACGACGAGGTCGCCTACTGGCGTCCGCTGCTGGACCGGTTCGCCGGCGAGTACAGCGACATGCAGGTCGGTCTCGTGCTGGCGCACGAGCTCGGACACACCATCCAGGAGCGGGAGGGCATGTTCGACGTCCGCTCGATCGTCGCCGAGACGCAGGCCGACTGCTTCGCCGGCGTCTGGGCGGCCGGTGTGCGCGACGGCGAGAACCCGCACTTCCGCTTCGACCCGGCCAACCTCGACGAGACGATGCTGGCGTGGGCGCTCGAGCTGCCCAGCGAGGTCGGCTCCGATCCCGACGCCCAGGGTCAGCACGGGAGCGCCTTCGACCGGGTCAGCGCCATGCAGGAGGGCTACGAGCAGGGACCGGAGGCCTGCCGCGACAACTTCGACGACGACCGGGTCTTCACCCAGGCCGAGTTCAGCCAGCAGGAGCTGGCCAACCCCGACCCGGGCGACGCCTCCTACGACTCGTCCCTGGATTTCGCGCAGGCCATCTTCGGGCAGTTCTACGCCGACCAGTTCCCGGAACTCGGCGGCACGTGGGAGGCCCCCAAGCTGGTCTTCGGCGGCAGCGGTGACCCGTCGTGCAGCAGCAACCGGACCGTGTCGTACTGCCAGGGTGCCAACGCCGTGGTCATCTCCGACGAGTCGGAACTGCAGGATGTGCACGAGGAGTACGGGGACTTCGCGATGATGACCGCGCTCGGCCTGGCTTACGGGACCGCGGCGATCGTCGAGCTGGGCTTCTCCGCCGACGATCCGCTGGCCATGTCCGCCGCCAGCTGCCTGACCGGCGCGGTGGCCAGCGCGCTGACCCGCGACAACCCGTACGAGGTGTCGCTGAGCCCCGGTGACTTCGACGAGGCGACCGTGATGCTGCTGTCCGCCGACGACCAGAACACGGTCGTCGACGCCGGCGACGTGACGGCCTTCGAACGGATGGACGCCTTCCGCGCCGGGGTCAACGGCGGGGCGACCAGCTGCGGCGTCTCCGGCTGA
- a CDS encoding UdgX family uracil-DNA binding protein (This protein belongs to the uracil DNA glycosylase superfamily, members of which act in excision repair of DNA. However, it belongs more specifically to UdgX branch, whose founding member was found to bind uracil in DNA (where it does not belong), without cleaving it, appears to promote DNA repair by a pathway involving RecA, rather than base excision.): MATAPTAAPFVPASLDLSTLESAASGCQGCELFADATRTVFGRGTAAARVMLVGEQPGDSEDREGEPFIGPAGRLLDGVLEEAGIDRSAVYVTNAVKHFRFTTTMDSPRRLHATPSTRHVNACRPWLAAELAAVAPRYVVALGATAAKSLLGPSFRVTQQHGELLSWPPAAGPFAAATLETADIAFALATIHPSAVLRARTPEDRDTSRAMMVADLTVLARAAAADG, translated from the coding sequence ATGGCCACCGCCCCCACCGCCGCACCGTTCGTTCCCGCGAGCCTGGACCTGTCGACGTTGGAGTCGGCGGCGTCGGGTTGCCAGGGATGTGAGTTGTTCGCCGACGCCACCCGGACGGTCTTCGGCCGGGGCACCGCCGCGGCGCGGGTGATGCTGGTCGGCGAGCAGCCCGGCGACTCGGAGGACCGCGAGGGCGAGCCGTTCATCGGTCCCGCCGGGCGGCTGCTGGACGGGGTGCTCGAGGAGGCCGGTATCGACCGCAGCGCGGTGTACGTGACCAACGCGGTCAAGCATTTCCGGTTCACCACCACGATGGACAGCCCGCGCCGGCTGCACGCCACCCCGAGCACCCGGCACGTCAACGCCTGCCGCCCGTGGCTCGCCGCGGAACTGGCGGCGGTCGCCCCGCGCTACGTGGTGGCGCTGGGGGCGACGGCGGCGAAGTCACTGCTCGGGCCGTCGTTCCGGGTCACCCAGCAGCACGGCGAGCTGCTCTCCTGGCCGCCGGCCGCGGGTCCGTTCGCCGCGGCCACCCTGGAGACGGCCGACATCGCGTTCGCGCTGGCCACCATCCATCCGTCGGCGGTGCTGCGGGCCCGCACCCCGGAGGACCGGGACACGTCCCGGGCGATGATGGTCGCCGACCTCACCGTGCTCGCGCGAGCCGCCGCCGCGGACGGCTGA
- a CDS encoding ferredoxin reductase, whose product MSDSNTDAGPRPSSRGPLRRRLWAVAESLASPRTPADYLDMFSPLRRGADLRARVLEVRAEVQDAVTVVLQPGAAWRGHRPGQYVRVGIDVEGVRRWRSYSVTSAPTSSDPTISVTAKAVPGGLVSGHLAQRLQVGDLVMLDQACGTFVLPEPVPAKTLFITAGSGITPVVGMLRAGLDRLRDAVLVHSDRTPGDVLFGDELRDLAAEGRLRLVENHTDVQGRLDAAALDALVPDLAERHTWACGPAGLLDAVEEYWAARGLTDRLHVERFRTARVEPGQGGSVRFGDAGTELTVDGGTSLLDAGEQAGLLMPSGCRIGICFSCVLPLREGAVRDLRTGDVTTASAGDGVLVQTCVSAAAGACHIDL is encoded by the coding sequence ATCAGCGACAGCAACACCGACGCCGGGCCCCGCCCGTCCTCCCGGGGACCCCTGCGCCGCCGGCTGTGGGCCGTGGCCGAGTCCCTGGCGTCCCCCCGCACGCCCGCGGACTACCTCGACATGTTCTCCCCGCTCCGCCGCGGGGCCGATCTGCGGGCCCGGGTGCTCGAGGTCCGGGCCGAGGTGCAGGACGCCGTCACCGTCGTCCTGCAACCGGGTGCGGCCTGGCGCGGGCACCGCCCCGGCCAGTACGTCCGGGTGGGCATCGACGTCGAGGGTGTCCGCCGCTGGCGTTCCTACTCCGTGACGTCCGCGCCGACCTCGAGCGATCCGACGATCTCGGTCACCGCCAAGGCCGTCCCCGGCGGGCTGGTCAGCGGCCACCTCGCGCAGCGCCTGCAGGTCGGCGACCTGGTCATGCTCGACCAGGCCTGCGGCACCTTCGTGCTGCCGGAGCCGGTACCGGCCAAGACGCTGTTCATCACCGCCGGCAGCGGCATCACCCCGGTCGTCGGGATGCTCCGCGCCGGCCTCGACCGGCTCCGCGACGCCGTCCTGGTGCACTCCGACCGGACCCCCGGCGACGTGCTCTTCGGCGACGAGCTGCGCGATCTGGCGGCCGAGGGCCGGCTGCGGCTGGTGGAGAACCACACCGACGTGCAGGGCCGGCTGGATGCCGCGGCCCTGGACGCCCTCGTCCCGGACCTCGCCGAGCGGCACACCTGGGCCTGTGGTCCCGCGGGCCTGCTGGACGCCGTCGAGGAGTACTGGGCCGCGCGTGGCCTCACCGACCGGCTGCACGTCGAGCGGTTCCGGACCGCCCGGGTCGAGCCGGGACAGGGCGGCAGCGTCCGCTTCGGCGACGCGGGCACCGAGCTGACCGTCGACGGGGGCACCTCACTCCTCGACGCCGGCGAGCAGGCCGGCCTGTTGATGCCGTCCGGATGCCGCATCGGCATCTGCTTCTCGTGCGTGCTGCCGCTGCGCGAGGGCGCCGTCCGCGACCTGCGCACCGGCGACGTCACCACCGCGAGCGCCGGCGACGGCGTGCTCGTCCAGACCTGCGTGTCGGCCGCGGCTGGCGCCTGCCACATCGACCTCTGA
- a CDS encoding copper resistance D family protein — protein MVQLLDSARPRAEVQPPTDAVASHGGAPQVGRRPGARFVVIAMVLAGVTATLVSRWLTAPPVPPVLVGLPDAGAFTRAGLPVAQFVQELAGIAVVGVLFVRCLTATRHPDPAGPHLRRVALRWAWVWLAGATALSLLTLSELAGVPAAEVLSRPELMRALIGTDRFMAGAVTLWVALLLVLFVERVSGALGTWLLAVAAAGALLPGALTGHAAHHDNAIVVSALSLGVHIVAAGVWIGGLLALVVHLRKFPEQLRRAIPRFSAAALVCVAAVGASGLLAGILMLDGWEALWTSPRGHLILAKTVALVLLVVIGHLHRRRTLAAACSGRLGPLIRLGAVELSLMGATLGVAVVLSTTA, from the coding sequence ATGGTCCAGCTGCTCGACAGTGCCCGGCCCCGCGCCGAGGTGCAGCCGCCCACCGATGCCGTCGCGTCCCACGGAGGCGCGCCGCAGGTCGGTCGACGACCCGGCGCCCGCTTCGTCGTCATCGCGATGGTGCTCGCCGGGGTGACGGCGACGCTGGTGTCGCGCTGGCTGACCGCGCCGCCGGTGCCGCCCGTCCTGGTGGGGTTGCCCGACGCCGGCGCCTTCACCCGGGCCGGCCTGCCGGTGGCGCAGTTCGTCCAGGAGCTCGCGGGGATCGCGGTCGTCGGGGTGTTGTTCGTGCGGTGTCTGACCGCGACCCGCCACCCGGATCCGGCCGGCCCGCACCTGCGGCGGGTGGCGTTGCGATGGGCGTGGGTGTGGTTGGCCGGCGCGACCGCGCTGTCGCTGTTGACCCTGTCCGAGCTCGCCGGCGTCCCGGCCGCCGAGGTGTTGTCCCGTCCGGAGCTGATGCGTGCACTCATCGGCACGGACCGCTTCATGGCCGGTGCCGTCACGCTGTGGGTCGCGCTGCTGCTCGTCCTGTTCGTCGAGCGTGTGTCCGGTGCCCTGGGCACCTGGCTGCTGGCGGTGGCCGCGGCGGGTGCGCTGCTGCCCGGCGCCCTGACCGGTCATGCGGCCCATCACGACAATGCGATCGTGGTCTCCGCCCTCTCCCTCGGCGTCCACATCGTGGCTGCGGGTGTCTGGATCGGTGGTCTGCTCGCGCTCGTCGTCCACCTCCGGAAATTCCCGGAGCAGCTCCGCCGGGCCATCCCGCGGTTCAGCGCGGCGGCACTGGTGTGTGTCGCCGCGGTCGGTGCCTCGGGTCTGCTCGCGGGGATCCTGATGCTGGACGGCTGGGAAGCGCTGTGGACGAGCCCCCGTGGTCACCTGATCCTGGCCAAGACCGTGGCGCTGGTGCTGCTCGTCGTGATCGGCCACCTGCACCGCAGGCGGACCCTCGCCGCCGCCTGCAGCGGTCGCCTGGGGCCGCTCATCAGGTTGGGCGCGGTCGAACTCTCCCTGATGGGCGCCACCCTGGGCGTCGCGGTGGTGTTGTCCACGACGGCGTGA